One Takifugu flavidus isolate HTHZ2018 chromosome 3, ASM371156v2, whole genome shotgun sequence genomic window, GCGGTGTCTGAGGAAGGCCTTCCATTTGCTCAGTCATGATACTTTTGTCATCATCTGCAGTGGAGAGGGAAGCGCTATGCCAAGTGCCAAGTGCACAACAACTGTTTGTAAAAATGCAGATTTAGTATGCTAAGAAACCTCCTCCGTGACAGGAATGTCTATTAAAAGTGACTTTGGACCTTTTTATGATCTCCTAGGCGATGTTCTGtgaatatgctaatgctaacagtttAAGGTTAGCTTGACTTATCCTGTCAATAAATGACATGTCAAATGCAAAAATATAAATTggaccattttattttaataaaaatcatAGCAATCAGCTGTTTGTGTTCACTACTTTTGGGTATATTGGTAAGTTTTACGAGCTCTGGGTACCTTGTGAGTCCATCCAGCCACTGTCTGTCCCTATGCAGGACACGTCCTGGGCGGTCTCAGTGTTATCCGCCTCATCAGACTGGCAGAGCACATCAGAGGTTTGGTTCATCTCTTCACCTATCTCCACATCTCTGTCCACCTTGTCCTCCACTTTCGACTTTTCCGTTTGGTCTCCCACTGCTAGTTTTTCCTCTCTTATGCTTTCAGCGCTGGTACCTTCGACCGACTGATCGGGATCAGAATATGGAGATAAGTGTGAACTATCTGTTGCGGGTTCGCCATCCTCACCGGTGTGGGAGCTGTGACTCCATTCATCTCCCGACTTTGGGTCGTATTCCCTCATCGATTCACCTACCGTCAGCTTCACCGGCCCCTTCTCAGTATCTCGGCTCTGACCCATCTGTACTTGTTCTTTACTGTGACCCGCTGCAGGGTCCTCCATGATCTCTTGAGGTTCTTCTGCCATTTCAACATCATCTTCATCGACTTCTTCCTCCACCTGTGCTTGAGGGATAACAATGACTGTGGGGGACGCGAGGGGCTTCGGGGAAAAGATATCTGGAGTCATCTCCTCTGCCTGGATTTGTGTTTCTTTATGGGAATCGTCAGTAACCGTTGCTGCAAATCTTTTCTCTGCATGTTGGGACATCGTGTTTTCTGGGCTCTCTGGAGCCGTTTGTGACTCATCCGTCTTTTCACCCTCACGATCCTCGACCTCTCGCAAGACATCCATCTTTGTCTTCTCTGCAATCATTTCCGACCCTCCGTCGTTTGGTGACTTTGGAGCCGTGGGAGTTGGGGGAGCTTTGTTTCCAGTTTCGTTGAAGGTGAAGGAAGTGTCTGGGGGTATAGGGGAAGCCTCTCTGGAGGGGTCTTTTTCAATATCTACCTCCGGAATGGCTTGGATCTTGAGGTCACCTGGCAGACCAATCTCCAAACGTAattctgtcagtctgtctttgGAAGAAGTTACTGGGATTCTGAGGCGATCGGGTTTTATTCCAACTGGAACGGCCTTTTCAAGCATGAGGGAGGACTTCACCGGGGAATCTTTCTTTTCAAAGATCAACTTTTGAGAGCTCTCATGAGTCACTCCTTCCTGTTGTAGTTCCACGTTCTTTGGCTCAACTTCCTTGGCCCCAAGTTCCCTTCGGACTGGATGCAGACAGTccacaggagagggagagggtgcgGCATCAGCAGGAGAAGGCATTGGCCCAGAGTAATCACTGAAGATCCAGTCGCCCAGTTCCTCAAGCTGGTTATTCCGCCCCAATCCCGATGCATCGTCACTCAAAACAAGACTGGTCAAGGAGCTCTCTGACAGTCCGGAGACATTAGATGGCATGGATTTCCGTCGCAGGTGGTCAAGCTCCCTCCTCTCCAAAGATGGCCGAGGCAGCGCTCCTGCCAAATCTAACATATCAGGAAGAGTGGCCGAATCTTCGACACCAGAGCTGTAGTTATCGGGCAGTAACGGGGCTTCTGAACCGTTGCCGGATTTTTCAGATATCTCAGTGCTTGTTGGGGTGACTGAGACAGCTGGAAGAAGCTGGTGTTGGCTGGTCAAAGACGGTGTTTGACCTTCGTCAAAGCTCCCTTGGAGTGGAAGAAGCCTCTCTGAGGAGGCTGTAGGATTTGCTCCAGTCGTCTGTCCTGCCGATAACCCCACAGTAATGTTTAAGGAGAGGCTTCTTTGTGCCCTGGCTCTTTTATCAGGCTGGTCATCGACCTTCTGGCAAACACTCCCCTGTAATTCCTCTCCTTCATAATATCTCTGGGCTAACTCCTCTTCGTGACTCTTCGAAGTCGTCTTAAAGGAGAGTTTTGATCCTGTACCTGGTTCTAAATATGTATCTGATGGGACTTCCAGGTCAGCGATACATTTTGGACTTGACTTGGAAGACTGCTCTGTTTTTTCTCTATTGTCGTGCCTTGGAAGATCACCTTCTTCAGATTTCTCTTTgctttcatccatcatccctgtTGACTTACTTGTCAATGTCACCCCCACCTTTTCTTTGACCTCAATGACCTCAGTTGGATTTTTGCCAATGGCTGCTTGTGCTACAGTGCTTCTGTTCTGGTGTCCCTGGGCATTTGAAGAGGTTTTACACAATTCATTTTCCTTCAAAGAACCAGAGATGGGTCCAACCGAGGAAGCAAGCTCTGTAACGTCAGTGGCTGCTCCTTGGAGTACCAGTTGCTTCTGATGGGCCACCTGAGGTTCATCTTCTCTCTTAGCAGGCTCCCGTAACGCCTCGTTGCCAGATTCTTCTGGTTGGGCTGTGTGTTTGAAGGATACTGTACAACCTTGAGTTGAGTCACATGAGCCAAACTCTTTCTTCAAACATCCACCAAAGCTAGACAGATACAGTCAAGCTAAAGCCTTCCACACCAGTAGCAAAACACGCGGCGGCGTCTGTCGTAGCGGCCCACATCAGCGCAGGGTTAACTGTAGCATCTACGATAGCGGAGAGGTGGGTTGGGTCGCATGATattggatgatggagggaaaaaatctTAAACAGTTGTGTTCCTATTGACAAAATTGGTCGCtaattgtgaaaaaaaaagcttgattTCAGGTGATCACTGTGACTTCTTTACTGGAACACGTGCCCAATGGAGGAGGCCACAATGCTATTAACAATAGGAAAACAGAGTAAGCTTTCCAACGATGGTGGGATGGAATGAAACCTACAATGAGACACAAATGATGTGGCTAGAAGGCACATACTCGAGCAGTGTGTAAAGCAAGtctcacacaaacacgtgcAGCCCTCGGGTCTACAAAGCTGGGCGGTTGAGACGGCggcgtctgcagctgcagtgtaGCTGGCAATACACAAAGTGCACAAATGATCAACTTCAAAGCAGTTGATCGATTCAAACGTCACTCTGAGGGAAAgcaaatgaaagagaaaaacaaataaaaagctggaaaacaaaccAGAAGGGCCATGTGGTGCCATTTTGCAGATGGTATTTTCAAGAatggaagcagaagcaataaagcTGCAGCGAAGCCGGAGCTGCACTGCTGAAGGAAACTGAGCAGAAGACTCCAGCAGGTCTCGGGTAGAGGGGAGATTCCGCACACTTAGAAACATCACACACCTTTGAGGGATGGGCTGTGCTCACTTCCTCCATTCAGGGCCTCAGGGGTCTGGGCCTGTTGGCAGCCCAAATCCTGGGGCCCTGTTAAATAATCTGCTTGCTCTAAGAGAGAGTCTCCTGGCTCTTCACGCggcacctcctcctccggaGCCTCATCCTGCCGCTGACAACTGACAACTTCAACTTTGGCGTCTTGGGGGCGCGGACGGTCGACACACGGATGAGACGAGGACAACGGATGAGTCACAAGATGGAGATGAGTGAGACgcaaacaacacaaaatctAATCCCACAGGAGTTTaatgatttttccttttttttttacaaaagccAGAACTTTTACTGAACAGAACTTTAGTAGCATGCACTGGGACTCCAGACATAATCAGAATTATCTGGACACAAAGTGGTGAAAGAACAATCTTGTAGCTTTCAATAGGAAAAAGTGCATTATAGAATATTTGTCTTCAGTCTCTGTCCAGATACTTCTAGGTCCGACTGCTAACATGTTTTGGTGATTGCATGCTGCATACAAGGAGCTGAAGGGCTGGAATAAAGggttaaaatataaaattaggagcagaggaggagaaaaacaagatgatgaggtgaggaggtgtgggAAAGGGCGGCAGTGGCAGGTTATGTGCTGTGGCCTAGAGTGAGGACGATGTTAGCGTAGCCTCGTAGCCGGTTCCGTGTGTTAGATATCACTGAGTGTGTGTATATCAGACAAGAAGAGAATCGGAGAGTGCTGCTCATGCTGCAGGAGAGCCGGCGTGCAAAAGGGACAAACGTTAAACCCCAGCAAGGCTCACAGAGTTTTCTCATCATGCGCGAGGCTACGACTTTTCTGATTCTCTAAGTGAAAGATTGGATTGTAGCGAGCCTCACAACCATTCACACTCCTGCACCCAGCGGCGGGAGTGGTCCggggtgtgtgtaggtgtacCTGGTGCCATGGGCCCAGTCTGCTCAGCGGAtggtgaggggggaggggagggaggcaaATTTGCTGAGTCATCCACTgcgaagggagagagagagagagagagagagagagagagagcaggaagacAAGACGTGGATGGGAGGAAGGACACAGTAATGCTCACAGGGTGTGTGTATGGAGCCTAATCCCATGTTTCTATAGAATTTGACCCTCACCTCAGAGGGCCGAACATGAGATGATGTTTCCAAATACACAAAACCTGGATTTTGTGGAAGCTCTAAAATTCCACATTGGAATTTCTTAAAGACCGGATCTGTTTGTCCCCACTGAAGCGTGAACCAGCTGAACCCATTCAAATGCCTTTTGGGTGTATTGAATGTCCCGGTCTGACCACGAATCACTTCCACCCGCAGCTGGGGACCCAGCAACGTGGTCAAACATGTACTGACACGCACGAGCGCTCGTAACTCTGTGAACACACGCCGTG contains:
- the LOC130523320 gene encoding microtubule-associated protein 2-like isoform X2, producing MADARQPDEHWSSNGQENGENGYSAYGSAYRENGYHGGAAAHPGATVDDSANLPPSPPPSPSAEQTGPMAPDAKVEVVSCQRQDEAPEEEVPREEPGDSLLEQADYLTGPQDLGCQQAQTPEALNGGSEHSPSLKVSFKHTAQPEESGNEALREPAKREDEPQVAHQKQLVLQGAATDVTELASSVGPISGSLKENELCKTSSNAQGHQNRSTVAQAAIGKNPTEVIEVKEKVGVTLTSKSTGMMDESKEKSEEGDLPRHDNREKTEQSSKSSPKCIADLEVPSDTYLEPGTGSKLSFKTTSKSHEEELAQRYYEGEELQGSVCQKVDDQPDKRARAQRSLSLNITVGLSAGQTTGANPTASSERLLPLQGSFDEGQTPSLTSQHQLLPAVSVTPTSTEISEKSGNGSEAPLLPDNYSSGVEDSATLPDMLDLAGALPRPSLERRELDHLRRKSMPSNVSGLSESSLTSLVLSDDASGLGRNNQLEELGDWIFSDYSGPMPSPADAAPSPSPVDCLHPVRRELGAKEVEPKNVELQQEGVTHESSQKLIFEKKDSPVKSSLMLEKAVPVGIKPDRLRIPVTSSKDRLTELRLEIGLPGDLKIQAIPEVDIEKDPSREASPIPPDTSFTFNETGNKAPPTPTAPKSPNDGGSEMIAEKTKMDVLREVEDREGEKTDESQTAPESPENTMSQHAEKRFAATVTDDSHKETQIQAEEMTPDIFSPKPLASPTVIVIPQAQVEEEVDEDDVEMAEEPQEIMEDPAAGHSKEQVQMGQSRDTEKGPVKLTVGESMREYDPKSGDEWSHSSHTGEDGEPATDSSHLSPYSDPDQSVEGTSAESIREEKLAVGDQTEKSKVEDKVDRDVEIGEEMNQTSDVLCQSDEADNTETAQDVSCIGTDSGWMDSQDDDKSIMTEQMEGLPQTPPPVSPPVSDRPNKRAPGRGRAPTGTTEVKVFRKGTGHHPKEDPKKKKVGARRADQNKVSALQSRSPSRKIVGKVAARHPRPALLHASARRKATGMESHQPLSVAHQSRERTTSPTRAFLLKMAVQRRAAETHPPRPGSACSIKRIPAMEAELIEARPSSACFHHPPLPNKLAEKERTYRSPEKRSSLPRPAKSLTRHIPAAEQEDNSTPSRPTSFQSRADSRSGRTPGVAGTESRSLRSGASTPASAITPGTPPSYSCRSPGSRTPGSHTPKSFSVLQEKKVAVIRTPPKSPSSVQRQLKVLNQPLPDLKNVKSKIGSTSNLKHQPKGGQVQILHEKLDFSHVHSKCGSMDNLRHSPKGGNVMIPSVKLDFSHIQAKCGSLDKLQHTPGGGNVQIQTKKVDISHVTSKCGSMSNIHHRPGGGNVRIENAKLDFKDKAHAKVGSLSNVSHTPGGGNVMIENHKLMFREVAKARVDHGAEIVVTHSPGVGTGGTSPHLSSAGSINLLESPQLSTLAQDVTAALAKQGL
- the LOC130523320 gene encoding microtubule-associated protein tau-like isoform X7; protein product: MADARQPDEHWSSNGQENGENGYSAYGSAYRENGYHGGAAAHPGATVDDSANLPPSPPPSPSAEQTGPMAPVSFKHTAQPEESGNEALREPAKREDEPQVAHQKQLVLQGAATDVTELASSVGPISGSLKENELCKTSSNAQGHQNRSTVAQAAIGKNPTEVIEVKEKVGVTLTSKSTGMMDESKEKSEEGDLPRHDNREKTEQSSKSSPKCIADLEVPSDTYLEPGTGSKLSFKTTSKSHEEELAQRYYEGEELQGSVCQKVDDQPDKRARAQRSLSLNITVGLSAGQTTGANPTASSERLLPLQGSFDEGQTPSLTSQHQLLPAVSVTPTSTEISEKSGNGSEAPLLPDNYSSGVEDSATLPDMLDLAGALPRPSLERRELDHLRRKSMPSNVSGLSESSLTSLVLSDDASGLGRNNQLEELGDWIFSDYSGPMPSPADAAPSPSPVDCLHPVRRELGAKEVEPKNVELQQEGVTHESSQKLIFEKKDSPVKSSLMLEKAVPVGIKPDRLRIPVTSSKDRLTELRLEIGLPGDLKIQAIPEVDIEKDPSREASPIPPDTSFTFNETGNKAPPTPTAPKSPNDGGSEMIAEKTKMDVLREVEDREGEKTDESQTAPESPENTMSQHAEKRFAATVTDDSHKETQIQAEEMTPDIFSPKPLASPTVIVIPQAQVEEEVDEDDVEMAEEPQEIMEDPAAGHSKEQVQMGQSRDTEKGPVKLTVGESMREYDPKSGDEWSHSSHTGEDGEPATDSSHLSPYSDPDQSVEGTSAESIREEKLAVGDQTEKSKVEDKVDRDVEIGEEMNQTSDVLCQSDEADNTETAQDVSCIGTDSGWMDSQDDDKSIMTEQMEGLPQTPPPVSPPVSDRPNKRAPGRGRAPTGTTEVKVFRKGTGHHPKEDPKKKKVGARRADQNKVSALQSRSPSRKIVGKVAARHPRPALLHASARRKATGMESHQPLSVAHQSRERTTSRQRTSSPTRAFLLKMAVQRRAAETHPPRPGSACSIKRIPAMEAELIEARPSSACFHHPPLPNKLAEKERTYRSPEKRSSLPRPAKSLTRHIPAAEQEDNSTPSRPTSFQSRADSRSGRTPGVAGTESRSLRSGASTPASAITPGTPPSYSCRSPGSRTPGSHTPKSFSVLQEKKVAVIRTPPKSPSSVQRQLKVLNQPLPDLKNVKSKIGSTSNLKHQPKGGQVQILHEKLDFSHVHSKCGSMDNLRHSPKGGNVMIPSVKLDFSHIQAKCGSLDKLQHTPGGGNVQIQTKKVDISHVTSKCGSMSNIHHRPGGGNVRIENAKLDFKDKAHAKVGSLSNVSHTPGGGNVMIENHKLMFREVAKARVDHGAEIVVTHSPGVGTGGTSPHLSSAGSINLLESPQLSTLAQDVTAALAKQGL
- the LOC130523320 gene encoding microtubule-associated protein 2-like isoform X5 codes for the protein MADARQPDEHWSSNGQENGENGYSAYGSAYRENGYHGGAAAHPGATDAKVEVVSCQRQDEAPEEEVPREEPGDSLLEQADYLTGPQDLGCQQAQTPEALNGGSEHSPSLKVSFKHTAQPEESGNEALREPAKREDEPQVAHQKQLVLQGAATDVTELASSVGPISGSLKENELCKTSSNAQGHQNRSTVAQAAIGKNPTEVIEVKEKVGVTLTSKSTGMMDESKEKSEEGDLPRHDNREKTEQSSKSSPKCIADLEVPSDTYLEPGTGSKLSFKTTSKSHEEELAQRYYEGEELQGSVCQKVDDQPDKRARAQRSLSLNITVGLSAGQTTGANPTASSERLLPLQGSFDEGQTPSLTSQHQLLPAVSVTPTSTEISEKSGNGSEAPLLPDNYSSGVEDSATLPDMLDLAGALPRPSLERRELDHLRRKSMPSNVSGLSESSLTSLVLSDDASGLGRNNQLEELGDWIFSDYSGPMPSPADAAPSPSPVDCLHPVRRELGAKEVEPKNVELQQEGVTHESSQKLIFEKKDSPVKSSLMLEKAVPVGIKPDRLRIPVTSSKDRLTELRLEIGLPGDLKIQAIPEVDIEKDPSREASPIPPDTSFTFNETGNKAPPTPTAPKSPNDGGSEMIAEKTKMDVLREVEDREGEKTDESQTAPESPENTMSQHAEKRFAATVTDDSHKETQIQAEEMTPDIFSPKPLASPTVIVIPQAQVEEEVDEDDVEMAEEPQEIMEDPAAGHSKEQVQMGQSRDTEKGPVKLTVGESMREYDPKSGDEWSHSSHTGEDGEPATDSSHLSPYSDPDQSVEGTSAESIREEKLAVGDQTEKSKVEDKVDRDVEIGEEMNQTSDVLCQSDEADNTETAQDVSCIGTDSGWMDSQDDDKSIMTEQMEGLPQTPPPVSPPVSDRPNKRAPGRGRAPTGTTEVKVFRKGTGHHPKEDPKKKKVGARRADQNKVSALQSRSPSRKIVGKVAARHPRPALLHASARRKATGMESHQPLSVAHQSRERTTSRQRTSSPTRAFLLKMAVQRRAAETHPPRPGSACSIKRIPAMEAELIEARPSSACFHHPPLPNKLAEKERTYRSPEKRSSLPRPAKSLTRHIPAAEQEDNSTPSRPTSFQSRADSRSGRTPGVAGTESRSLRSGASTPASAITPGTPPSYSCRSPGSRTPGSHTPKSFSVLQEKKVAVIRTPPKSPSSVQRQLKVLNQPLPDLKNVKSKIGSTSNLKHQPKGGQVQILHEKLDFSHVHSKCGSMDNLRHSPKGGNVMIPSVKLDFSHIQAKCGSLDKLQHTPGGGNVQIQTKKVDISHVTSKCGSMSNIHHRPGGGNVRIENAKLDFKDKAHAKVGSLSNVSHTPGGGNVMIENHKLMFREVAKARVDHGAEIVVTHSPGVGTGGTSPHLSSAGSINLLESPQLSTLAQDVTAALAKQGL